The DNA segment GAACGGAGGTGCACCGTCAACAGCTTGCCGCGGCGAGCCAGCACCTGGGCGTACTGTTCCAACTCATCGACGCTTACCGCCGACTGGGGCGCATACTCCAAGGCGATGGACAACCCAGGCGCGCCCTCATCAAGCCCCTCTTCCAGCCGGCCGATCATCCCTTCCATCTCGACCGCCGTCGCCGGTCGGTTGGCGTCATCGCCCAAGGCTTGCCGGCGGAGGTTTCGGTAACCCACCAACTGAGCGTAGTTGACGCCCAAGGAACCGAGGCGGTGGCGAAATGCGGCGATGCTGTCCACCGAATCACCGCAATTGCCGCCCACCTGGGCGGTGACGCCCTGCAACAGGCGAACCTCCGCCTGGGGGTTTGTGCCCAAGTACACCTCATTATGGGTATGTATGTCGATAAAGCCGGGGGTGACATAGGCTCCTTGCGCGTCGATGACCTGGCATTCGGGCGGCGGCAAATAGCTTTTCCCGGCTGAGAAAAAACGCCCGCCATCCCGGTGTTGCCCACCGCCGGCGGGCAGCACCGCCGCGATCCGCCCCTTTTCCACCGCCACCGCCCCGGCAAAGGCCGGGACGCCTGTCCCATCGACGATCAGCCCGTTGACGATCAGTGTTTCCCAGGCGACCGGCTGCCCGGCCCTGCCGCTCCCGTCGCCGCCAGGGCTTGTCCCCTTAGCGTCGTTGTTTTCGGCTTCCGCCGGCAACAGCCCCAGACCGATTTCCCTGACGCCACAGCCGCTGGCGACGCCGCCGGCCAAGGCAACGCCGGCAACGGTGATAAATTGTCTTCGGCTTATCCCCCTCATCGACCCCTGCCCCCTCGCTTCATCCGCTCATTCCGTTACCTCCAGCATAGCAAATCGCGCGGCCCCTTCCCAGAGCAATCTTCACATTGCTGGAAAGGGGCCGCGCGTATTTTGTCTATATCGAATCGTAATCGAGGTTTAACTGGATCAAATATGCGTCAAACATGTCGGAACTCTTTGTCTTTTTTATTTACAAAAATAGAATAATTTAGATTTTCAACTTTATGAAAAACAAATCCGTCCGTACCGTAAATCATTGTACTTTACAACAACAGTTGATATGATAGTGCTAGCGTCATAGCCATAAATCAGTTAAGGAGGGTTTGAAAATGGTTCGGAATTTTAAAAGTCTTCAAACAAAATTCGTCTCCATATCTGTGCTTGTGGTTATGTTCACATTAGTGGGTGTCGGCGGAATCGTGAGTTATAAAACGACTGAGCAAGCAAGAGAAGATTACTTTACTCATTCAACTGAACAGATGAAGCTTGTCGCCCAATCCATAAAAATGTTTTACAGTCAAATCGATAAAGACATTAATATGATGGCGAAAGATCCAGTAGTAATGAAAGCCGATAATAGCATTACTACATATAAAAATAATCTGCAAAATAATCCGATAACTCCTTCGAAAAATGGAGGAATCGAGCAGCAGATTTTTGAGGTATTTAAACACTATGCAGATGCTCACCATGGAACTTTGTACGTTTATTTGGGTACTAAAAATAGTGGCTATATTCAGTGGCCAGAATCTTCCGGCTTTGTTAATTATGATCCTCTAAAAAGAGAATGGTATAAGGCAGGCTTACAAGGAAACGGAGCGATCGTCCGTACGGCGCCTTACATAGATATAGTCACTAATTCACTAATCGTCAGCAATGTACGCTCTTTTACTGATGAAAAGGGAGAAATCATCGGTGTCGTTGCCATTGATGTTGATCAATCAGTCATCAGTGAGATGCTTTATCAAATGAAGACAGGAGAGACTGGCTTCTCCATGCTGATTCACAATACAGGATTTATCATGGCTGACGGGAATAATCCAGACAACAACTCAAAAAAGTTGGTAGATGTTGGTATTGAAGGGTTAGATAAGTTATTAATAAAACAAGCACAATCTTTTTCGCTTCTGATAGACGGGAAAAAGTACATCGTTAATCCCTATACGGTTGAAGGGACAGATTGGATTCTGGCTTCTTTTATCCAAGAAGATGAACTCACAGCAGGTGCCAGAAAAATCATCTCTTTTATTACTATTATCTCTCTTATTGCGCTAGTGTTTACGAGTGTAATCTTTTTTATTAGTACAAGACGGATTGTTACACCCATCATCAAAGCGGCACATTATTTAGAAGTCATCGCAAAAGGTGATTTTTCTCAAGAAATTGATGAAAAGTACCTGTCTAGAAAAGATGAGGTAGGCGTAATAATCAATGGCATTAGTCACATGAAAAGTTCATTAAAACAATTAGTTCATCGTATAAGAAATGAGTCTTTCAACATTCAAAATGAAGTAGAATCGGTTTTGAATAACGCAAATGTCTTAAGCAGCAACTTAGAGGACATCTCTGCAACGACTGAAGAATTAGCCGCAGGGATGGAGGAAACGGCTGCTTCTTCTGAAGAGATGACATCCACCTCGCAAGAAATTGAAAGAGCTGTTCGGTCTATCTCAGAGAAGTCACAGGAGGGCGCTTATACCGCTAGGGAGAACCGTGAAAAAGCAGAAGAGACAAAAAGAGATGTAAAAGCGGCTCAGATGAAAGCGGCTGAAATATTCTTTAACACGAAAGAGCAATTGAAAAACGCTATTGAAGAATCGAAGGTTGTGGGACAGATTGATGTCTTATCCGAATCGATTATGCATATCACTCAGCAAACTAATTTACTCGCATTAAATGCGGCCATCGAAGCTGCAAGAGCTGGAGAGGCAGGAAAGGGATTTTCTGTTGTTGCCAATGAAATCAGAAAGCTTGCGGAGCAATCAAAAAATGCGGTACTTAAAATTCAAGATATCACTTCTAAAGTTACCGGTTCTGTAAATTATCTTTCAAATAGCGCCAACGACTTATTAACTTTTGTGTCTACGGAGGTCGTGAATGACTATAGTCGAATGCTCAATATAACAGAACAATATAGTGATGATTCAAAAAAAATGGATGACCTTGTCAATGAATTCAACACTACATCAGAAGAACTGCTTGCCTCCATTCAGGGAGTTTTAATATCAATTGATGGAGTAGCTAGAGCAGCTGATGAAGGCGCCCATGGAACGACTGATATTGCACAGCGCGTCAGTGTTGCAGGCAATAAATCAGTTGAAGTCATGAAACAAGCGAATAAAACAACAGAAATCACACGTAAATTGCTAGAGGAAGTGGCGAAGTTTAAATTGTAATAGGCTTCGCCGATGATCTCCATTTAGGGCTCCATGATCGGATGCGTATGTAAAGAAGCCTTCCTCGAGGGGGTCCAGTCGCCCCGGTATACCTATTTCTTTGCCCTTCGCCAGTTGACTTGATCCCGATCCGCGATTTCTTAAATCGAACATCCTTCCTGTTCCCGTAGAAACTGGATAAGCTGTTCTTGCGGCATTTGTAACACCCTTTCCCCCCCCATCCGATTCTGCACACATCGAAGGTATGGGGGGTGATGGGATGTTGCAAGTGCCCTTTTTATTCCGGCACCCCGGCGCTCCACTTTTCGCTTGCCCTTTCATGCATTTTTATAATGCCAAAAACAACCGAATGGTTCATTTTGGAATTAATTAGATGAAGAGCCAAATCACTGTCACGGAAGCAACGCCCTTTCCGCCTTTAGCGCTCGCTTCGTCTCATACATCTCCATATCGGCCCGCTTGATCAATTCATCGGGAGAAAGCCCCTCAAGGGGGTCGTAACAGGCAAAGCCATGGCTGAAATTGATCGCATAAGGCATCAAGCCGATGCGGTTGATGCTCCGCCGGCTCTCTTCCACACGCTCCCAAATCTTTTGCGCCCGAGCCAAGTCGCAGTCGGGAAGGATCAGCAAAAACTCGTCACCGCCCAACCGGCAAATCACATCACTGTCCCGCAAGGATTTTTGCAGCAGGTCAGCTACCGTCTTAATCAGCCGGTCTCCCTCGTCGTGACCGAAGGTGTCATTGATCCGCTTTAAGTCGTTCACGTCGACAAAACAGACCGTCAATTCTTTCCGACACCGCTTGGCTTCCTCCATGTGCTTTTGCAGAAACTGCATCCCGCTGCGGCGATTGAAGAGTCCCGTCAACTCATCGATGGTGGCGAAAACGCGCAGCGTCTCCTCCGCTTTGCGGCGGCGGCGGATGTTGATCTGCAAGGTGCCGATGATATAGAGAAGAAAGGCAAAGAGGACAGAGGCGCCAAAGACGATGGATTGGTTTTTCTCATAAAATGATTCCGGCTTATTCACAATGACACTCCCGGCGGGAAGCCGGGCGGCATCGATCTGCCAGCGTTGAAGCTGGCGATGATCGAACATATACCGGTTGGGGCTTTCCCGGATGACCGGCACCCCTTCCAGTCGTTCACCATTCAAGGCGCGCAAGGCCAACTTCGCCGCCGTTTCGCCCTGGGTATAGCCGCTCGTCACCATGCCGCCGACAATACCATGTCCCAGGTAAAAATCCCAGCAACCGTACACAGGCGCTGACGACGCCCGGGCGATCAATTCGGCGCTTTCCTCATAGGAAAAAACGCTATGGGACTTGTCCTGATTGAAGGTCACTAACAGAACCAGGCTGTCTGAAGAGAGATGGGCCACTTTTTCTTGGACCTCGGCCATGTTCACATCGCCGATAAACTCAAAGTGAACCCGCTCGCCAAAGTCCGGAAGGATCGCTTCCAACTGGCGCCGGTTGGCAATGCCCGTATCGCTCCAGTCGTTCACGATGACGATCCGCTCTGTGCGTGGATGTAACCGCAAGGCCATTTCGATGGTCTGTTGAAAATCCACTTTCTCGACCACACCGGTCATGTTCACCTGCCCCGCCAAGTCGGCCGGTTCAAAGCCATTGACGCCGCAAAACACGACCGGCGTATCGGCAAAAAGTTGCTTTCGGTAGGTGAGCGCAAAATGATAGGCTACATCGTCGGCGACGATGACGGCGTCAAAATGCTTGTTTTTGTACTTCTCGATGAAGAGGGGAACCGTCTTGTGCATGTACTCGGGGCTGATGTTCCGCTTTGCGTCCATATAGTCCAGGTACAGGGTATAGCGATCGGTGTCGTTAAAAACGGCGCGGATACCGGCTTCCATGTTGGCTGTCCAATCCATGCCGCTGTCGTAGGACTGGAGCAGCAGGATCTGCTTTTTATCTGTATAGGACTGGTTGATGATGACACTGCCCGCCGGCAAGCGAACCGGGTCGATGCCGAATCGCCTCAATTGTGTATCATCGAACATGTAGCGGTTGACGCCTTCACGGACCACCGGGATATCGGACGGCTTTTCACCTTGCAAGACCCGGAGCGCCAGCTTGGCCGCCGCTTCTCCCTGGGAAAAGCCGCCCGTCAACATGCCGCCGACGATACCGTGGCCAAGAGAAAAATCCCAGGCGCCAAAAAGCGGAACACGGCTTTTTTCCGCTATCATGGACACGCTCTCGTCATACGCGAAAAAGCGACCAGCTGCGTCCTGGTTGAAAATCAAAAACAACACCAGGCTGTCGTCGGGAAGAGACTGTACCGTCTGCAAGAGTTCCGGCATGGTCTTATCCTGCAAGGCCTCAAAGCGGATTCGATCATTGAAGAAGGGGATCGTTTCCTCCATCTTCTTTTCGATCGCGCGACCGGTGGTGGACCGGTCGTTGATCCAGTAGATTTGCTTCGTTTGCGGGCGCAACCGCAGGGCCGTTTCAATCGTCGCCTTTAGGTCATAATCCTCCACGACGCCAGTAAAAAGGCCGCAGTCGGTCAGACAGCGGTCATCGAGGTAATTGACACCGCAGAAGACGACAGGCACACCGGGAAACAGCGCCTGCACATGCTTCTGCATGAACGTAAAGGCGTTGTCATCGGCGCAGAGGACCAGGTCAACCGGCCTCTGGCGAAACTTTTGGCGGTATACCTCAAACAGTTTGTCCTGATATTCCGGGTCGGTGACCCTCTGGGTGTCCATCTCCTCCACATGCAGGTCAATGTTGCCATTTCCAGGCCGCAACAAGACAGAGCGGACGCCGTCGATGATATCGTCAGACCAACGGTATCCGGCGTGGTAGGAGTTCAAGAGGAGGACATTGCGTTTGGGGGTCTCGCTCGCGGCATAGGCGGTGTCGGGAGCGAGGGGGTTATCCCCAAGGGGAAACAGCCTGGGGGGCGATGGCGGGAACGGCGTTGGGCATAACGCAGGGAGCAGTGTAATCAGCACTGTCATGAAGACCACAAGGAGTGCCGTCAAGACCTGGGATGCAGCGATGCCAGAGGCGCGAAACTTGGTGTCTTTTCCCATATGCCGATGCCCTCGCTTTGTGCCTTTCCGAACAGATGGTTTGAGTTCATTATACCATGGGGGTTCGTATTCAATGGCGATGCTTTGTGTCTGTTTTCTCAAATTCTTTTCATCATAGCTAGAAGACGTGAGAGATAAAAAAAGAACGAAGCACCATGCACTTCGTTCTGTACGTATAAAGACTGTTTCTCAAAAACTACCGCAAATTCGTCGTCCCCATTAAAAACTTATCCACTTCCCGCGCTGCCTGGCGGCCTTCGCTGATGGCCCAGACGACGAGGGACTGGCCGCGGCGCATGTCGCCGGCGGAGAAGACGCCGGAAACGCTGGTGGCGAACTTGCCGAAGTCGGCTTTGACGTTGGAACGGGGGTCGCGCTCGACGCCCAGTTGGGTGAGCAGTTGGTCTTCGGGGCCGAGGAAGCCCATGGCCAGGAGGACCAGTTGGGCCGGCCAGACTTTTTCGGTGCCGGCGACCTCTTTCGGGCTCATGCGGCCCTGCTCGTCTTTGACCCATTCGATCTGGACGGTGTGGACTTCTTTGACGTGGCCCTTTTCATCGCCGACGATTTTTTTCGTCGAGATGAGGTAGTGGCGGGGATCGGCGCCGGCGATGGCGGCCGCCTCTTCCTGGCCGTAGTCGATCTTCAGCACCCGGGGGAATTGGGGCCAGGGGTTGTTGGCAGCCCGCTCGACGGGGGGCTGGGGCATGATCTCCATCTGGTAGACGGAGTTGCACTTGTGACGGAGGGAGGTGCCGACACAGTCGGTGCCCGTGTCGCCGCCGCCGATGACGATGACATCCTTGCCTTCGGCGCTGATGAAGTTGCCGTCGCTCAGGTTGGAGTCGAGGAGACTCTTCGTGTTGGCGCCCAGGAACTCCATGGCGAAGTGAACGCCTTTGAGGTTGCGGCCTTCGACGGGAAGGTCGCGGGGCTTGGTGGAACCGCCGCAGAGGACGATGGCGTCAAACTCTTCCTTCAGCTTGTCGGCGGGATAGTCCTTGCCGACTTCGCAGTTGGTGACGAAGGTGATGCCCGAAGCGGCCATCAGGTCCACGCGGCGCTGGACGACAGACTTGTCAAGCTTCATGTTCGGGATGCCGTACATGAGCAAGCCGCCGATGCGGTCAGCCCGTTCGAAGACGGTGACGCTGTGGCCGGCTTTGTTCAACTGGTCAGCAGTCGCCAGACCCGAGGGGCCCGAGCCGATGACCGCCACTTTTTTGCCGGTCCGCTTGGCCGGTTCCGTGGGGACTTCCCAACCTTCCTCGAAGGCCTTGTCGATGATGTGGCACTCAATGTTTTTGATCGTCACCGGGGAGGTGGCGAGGCCGGCGGTGCAGGCGCCCTCACAGGGGGAGGGGCAGACGCGGCCGGTGAACTCGGGGAAGTTGCTCGTCTTTTTCAGGCGCAGCCAAGCTTCCTTCCAGAGGCCCCGGTAGACGAGGTCGTTCCATTCGGGGGTGAGGTTGTGCAAGGGGCAGCCAGAGACCATGCCGCCGATCATCATGCCGCTGTGGCAGAAGGGGACGCCGCAATCCATGCAGCGGGCGCCCTGGGTGCGCAGGTCTTCTTCGCTCATATGATAGTGAAACTCGCCCCAGTCCTTGACCCGCTCAAGGGGTTCCCGGTCAGCGGGAAGCTGGCGCTGGTATTCTAAAAAGCCGGTTGGTTTGCCCATGGCCGTTCCTCCTACTTCTCTTTCTTGTCCTGTACTCTTGTCGACGCCGGCCAGGCGCCGGGTTCGGCCCGGTTCACGTATGGTACTGGATTCGCGTTAATCCCGATGTCCTTCCAGAGCGCACTCGGGAAGTTACTCGCCATGCTGAACCTGGGCTCGACCCCGACGCTGCGCCGTGACTCCCTTAGTTCCCGCCGACGCGAGACTTGGCTTGCTTGTTCTCTTCAAAGGCGGCCATAATGGCTTCTTCACCGCTGAGTCCCGCCTGGGTGGCCCGCTCGATGGCGGCCAGCATCCGCTTGTAGTCTTTCGGGATGACCCGGACGAACTTGGACAGGGTGGCTTCCCAGTTGGCGAGGACCTTTTGACCGAGTTCGCTGCCCGTGTACTGGACATGGCGCTCGATCATGCCCTTGACCTCGGCGATCTCGGCGGCGTTCTCCAGTTTTTCCAGCGAAACCATTTCCATGTTGCACTGGCCGGCGAAGGTTCCCTCTTCGTCGAGAATGTAGGCGATGCCGCCGGACATGCCGGCAGCGAAGTTGCGGCCGGTCTCGCCGAGGACGACGACACGTCCGCCGGTCATGTATTCACAGCCGTGATCGCCCACGCCTTCTACGACGGCGGTGGCGCCGGAGTTGCGGACGCAGAAGCGTTCGCCGGCGACGCCGCGGATGTAGGCCTCACCGCCTGTGGCGCCGTAGAGGTTGACGTTGCCGGTGATGATGTTTTCTTCGGGGACGAAGGAGGAGACGGCCGGCGGGAAGACGACGAGTTTGCCGCCCGAGAGGCCTTTGCCGAAGTAGTCGTTGGCATCGCCCTCGAGGATCATCGTCATGCCCTTCGGCACGAAAGCGCCGAAGCTCTGGCCGGCAGAGCCGGTGAAGCGAAGGGTGATCGTGTCTTCCGGCAACCCTTCGGCGCCGTAGCGGCGAGTGACCTCGCTGCCGAGGATGGTGCCGACGACACGGTCCGTGTTTTGAATCTTGAAGGAGGCTTCCACAGCTTCCGCCCGTTCGACGGCGCGGCGGCACATGGGGACCAGTTCGCGCATGTCGAGGGAGCGGTCCAGGCCGTGATCCTGACGGATGCGGCAGTAGCGACCCACTTCTTCAGGCATGTCGGGCTGGAAGAGGAGGGCGGAGAGGTCGAGGCCGCTGGCTTTCCAGTGGTCGACGGCGTCGCCCGCTTCAAGGACATCGGTGCGGCCGACCATCTCGTCGATGGTGCGGAAACCGAGTTCGGCCATGACTTCGCGCATCTCTTCGGCGATGAAGCGCATGAAGTTGACCACATGGGCCGGGTCGCCGGCAAACTTTTTGCGCAGTTCAGGGTTCTGGGTGGCGACGCCGACAGGGCAGGTATCCAGGTTGCAGACGCGCATCATGACGCAGCCGAGGACGACGAGGGGCGCTGTGGCAAAGCCGTATTCTTCGGCGCCGAGCAGGGCGGCCATGACGACGTCGCGGCCGGTCATCAGCTTGCCATCCGTCTCGACGACGATGCGATCGCGCAGTTTATTGAGCACCAGGGTCTGGTGGGTTTCCGCCAGGCCCAGCTCCCAGGGCAGGCCGGCATGGCGGATGGAGGTCCGGGGCGAAGCGCCGGTGCCGCCGTCATAGCCGGAGATGAGCACCACGTCGGCGCGGCCCTTGGCGACGCCGGCGGCGATGGTGCCGACGCCGACTTCGGAGACGAGCTTGACGTTGATGCGCGCCCGGGGGTTGGCGTTTTTCAGGTCATGGATCAGTTCGGCCAGGTCTTCGATGGAGTAGATGTCATGGTGGGGCGGCGGCGAGATGAGGCCGACGCCAGCGGTGGTGCCGCGGCACTTGGCGACCCAGGGATAGACCTTGCCGCCGGGGAGCTGGCCGCCTTCGCCAGGCTTGGCGCCTTGGGCCATCTTGATCTGGATCTCATCGGCGTTGACCAGGTAGTGGCTGGAGACGCCGAAACGGCCGGAAGCGACCTGTTTGATGGCGCTGCGCTTGGAGTCGCCGTTGGGCATCTTGACGAAGCGGGCCGGATCCTCGCCGCCTTCGCCGGTGTTGCTCTTGCCGCCGATGCGGTTCATGGCGATGGCCATCGCTTCATGGGCCTCCTGGCTGATGGAGCCGAAGGACATGGCGCCTGTCTTGAAGCGGCGGCAGATGGATTCAACCGATTCCACCTCATCGAGGGGAATGGGGTTTTTCTTCTTGAACTTGAGCAGGCCCCGCAGGGTGCGCGCCTTTTGGGTCTCCACGTTCAGCGCCGATGTGTAGCGCTTGAAGAGCTTGTAGTCGCCCTTGCGGCAGGCTTCCTGGAGGGTGGTGATCGTCTCGGGGTTGAACATGTGCTCTTCCCCGTCGGTGCGCCACTGGTGACCGGAGCCGGTGTCCAAGGTGGCGTCGCGGCCGGGCTGGTCGTTGAAGGCGCGCCAGTGCCGCATTTCCGCTTCCTTGGCGATCTCGGCGAGGCGGATGCCGCCGATGCGCGACGGCGTGCCGGTGAAGTACTTCTCGATCACCTCGGAGGCGATGCCGACGCTCTCGAAGATCTGGGCGCCGCGGTAGCTCTGGATCGTCGAGATGCCCATCTTGGAGAGGACCTTGACGACGCCTTTCGTGGCGCTCTTGATGTAGTTCTTGACGGCGTCCTTATGGCTGAGGCCGGGCAGCATGCCCTGGCGGATCATGTCGTCGAGACTTTCAAAGGCCATGTAGGGGTTGATGGCCCCGACGCCATAGCCGAGGAGCAGGGCGAAGTGATGGACTTCCCGCGGTTCGCCCGATTCGAGGAGCATGCCCACCTTCAGGCGGGTGCCTTTGCGGATCAGGTGGTGGTGCAGGCAGGAGACGGCGAGCAGGGCGGGGATGGGGGCCTTCTCGGCGTCGATGCCGCGGTCAGAGAGGATGATCAGCGAATAGCCGTCAGCGATGGCCTTGTCGGCCGCCTGGCAGAGATCAGCCAGGGCCGCTTCGAGGCCGGCGCCGTTTTCTTTGACGTTGAAGAGGATCGGCAGGGTGATGGTCTTGAAGCCGTCCCGGTCGACGCTGCGGAGCTTGGCCAATTCCTCGTTGCTGAGGATGGGCGACTTGAGACGGATCTGGCGGCAGGAGTCGGGCTCCGGCTTCAGGAGGTTTTTCTCCGGTCCCAAGGTGGTGCCCGAGCCGGTGATCAGTTCTTCCCGGATGGCGTCGATGGGCGGGTTGGTAACCTGGGCGAAGAGTTGTTTGAAGTAATTGTAGAGCAACTGCGGTTTATCCGAGAGGACAGCCAGGGGCATGTCATGGCCCATGGCGCCGATGGGATCGACGCCGTTTTTGCCCATCGGTTCGAGGGTCTTCGTCAGGTCTTCATAGGTGTAGCCGAAGGCCTGCTGGCGTTGGACGACCGTCTCATGGTCGGCTTCCGGAACGGCGGGGGCATCGGCCAGGTCTTCCAGGCTGGACAGGTGCTCGTCGAGCCACTGGCGGTAGGGGTTAGCGGCGGCCATGCCCTCTTTGAGTTCTTCGTCGGTGACGATGCGGCCCTGTTCCGTATCGACGAGGAGCATGCGGCCCGGATGCAGGCGCTCCTTGACGAGAACGTTTTCCGGGGCCACTTCCAAGACGCCCACTTCGGAGGCCATGATGATCATGTCATCCTTGGTAACGTAGTA comes from the Heliomicrobium gestii genome and includes:
- the gltB gene encoding glutamate synthase large subunit, with translation MQEKKWIGLPPKQGLYDPQFEHDACGIGFVANIKGKKSNAMVRQALSILINLDHRGAKGAEVNSGDGAGILMQIPHTFMTKECAALNIALPPVGEYGVGMLFLCPNEAERAAYEAHFERIVREEGQAFLGWRAVPTDNSSLGDEAKSTEPFVRQVFIGASDAVKAQLAQDPQAFERKLYIIRKRAEKEIRHGGKPGCQYFYFASLSARTIVYKGMLTPDQVDKYYVELKDPAMDTALALVHSRFSTNTFPSWERAHPNRYLIHNGEINTVRGNVNWMHARQAMCQSDLFGDDLAKTMPVIDTNGSDSAMFDNCLEFLHMSGRSLPHAAMMMIPEPWSNHESMSDAKKAFYEYHSCMMEPWDGPAAIVFSDGRMIGAVLDRNGLRPARYYVTKDDMIIMASEVGVLEVAPENVLVKERLHPGRMLLVDTEQGRIVTDEELKEGMAAANPYRQWLDEHLSSLEDLADAPAVPEADHETVVQRQQAFGYTYEDLTKTLEPMGKNGVDPIGAMGHDMPLAVLSDKPQLLYNYFKQLFAQVTNPPIDAIREELITGSGTTLGPEKNLLKPEPDSCRQIRLKSPILSNEELAKLRSVDRDGFKTITLPILFNVKENGAGLEAALADLCQAADKAIADGYSLIILSDRGIDAEKAPIPALLAVSCLHHHLIRKGTRLKVGMLLESGEPREVHHFALLLGYGVGAINPYMAFESLDDMIRQGMLPGLSHKDAVKNYIKSATKGVVKVLSKMGISTIQSYRGAQIFESVGIASEVIEKYFTGTPSRIGGIRLAEIAKEAEMRHWRAFNDQPGRDATLDTGSGHQWRTDGEEHMFNPETITTLQEACRKGDYKLFKRYTSALNVETQKARTLRGLLKFKKKNPIPLDEVESVESICRRFKTGAMSFGSISQEAHEAMAIAMNRIGGKSNTGEGGEDPARFVKMPNGDSKRSAIKQVASGRFGVSSHYLVNADEIQIKMAQGAKPGEGGQLPGGKVYPWVAKCRGTTAGVGLISPPPHHDIYSIEDLAELIHDLKNANPRARINVKLVSEVGVGTIAAGVAKGRADVVLISGYDGGTGASPRTSIRHAGLPWELGLAETHQTLVLNKLRDRIVVETDGKLMTGRDVVMAALLGAEEYGFATAPLVVLGCVMMRVCNLDTCPVGVATQNPELRKKFAGDPAHVVNFMRFIAEEMREVMAELGFRTIDEMVGRTDVLEAGDAVDHWKASGLDLSALLFQPDMPEEVGRYCRIRQDHGLDRSLDMRELVPMCRRAVERAEAVEASFKIQNTDRVVGTILGSEVTRRYGAEGLPEDTITLRFTGSAGQSFGAFVPKGMTMILEGDANDYFGKGLSGGKLVVFPPAVSSFVPEENIITGNVNLYGATGGEAYIRGVAGERFCVRNSGATAVVEGVGDHGCEYMTGGRVVVLGETGRNFAAGMSGGIAYILDEEGTFAGQCNMEMVSLEKLENAAEIAEVKGMIERHVQYTGSELGQKVLANWEATLSKFVRVIPKDYKRMLAAIERATQAGLSGEEAIMAAFEENKQAKSRVGGN
- a CDS encoding glutamate synthase subunit beta; the encoded protein is MGKPTGFLEYQRQLPADREPLERVKDWGEFHYHMSEEDLRTQGARCMDCGVPFCHSGMMIGGMVSGCPLHNLTPEWNDLVYRGLWKEAWLRLKKTSNFPEFTGRVCPSPCEGACTAGLATSPVTIKNIECHIIDKAFEEGWEVPTEPAKRTGKKVAVIGSGPSGLATADQLNKAGHSVTVFERADRIGGLLMYGIPNMKLDKSVVQRRVDLMAASGITFVTNCEVGKDYPADKLKEEFDAIVLCGGSTKPRDLPVEGRNLKGVHFAMEFLGANTKSLLDSNLSDGNFISAEGKDVIVIGGGDTGTDCVGTSLRHKCNSVYQMEIMPQPPVERAANNPWPQFPRVLKIDYGQEEAAAIAGADPRHYLISTKKIVGDEKGHVKEVHTVQIEWVKDEQGRMSPKEVAGTEKVWPAQLVLLAMGFLGPEDQLLTQLGVERDPRSNVKADFGKFATSVSGVFSAGDMRRGQSLVVWAISEGRQAAREVDKFLMGTTNLR
- a CDS encoding N-acyl-D-amino-acid deacylase family protein, with the protein product MRGISRRQFITVAGVALAGGVASGCGVREIGLGLLPAEAENNDAKGTSPGGDGSGRAGQPVAWETLIVNGLIVDGTGVPAFAGAVAVEKGRIAAVLPAGGGQHRDGGRFFSAGKSYLPPPECQVIDAQGAYVTPGFIDIHTHNEVYLGTNPQAEVRLLQGVTAQVGGNCGDSVDSIAAFRHRLGSLGVNYAQLVGYRNLRRQALGDDANRPATAVEMEGMIGRLEEGLDEGAPGLSIALEYAPQSAVSVDELEQYAQVLARRGKLLTVHLRSEGKRVLEALEEVLAVARRTGVALQYSHVKALFAANWDKYPRILESLDAAVAEGVDVWGDMYVYDFSSWDFGTDRVSIAEDNILQGLAHPRLFIASDSGLYENGRANHPRAYGNFSRVLARYVRDKQALSLETAVAKMSDLPARRFGYTERGRLVAGNKADLLIFSLDAVEDCATRQEPAILAEGMRYVFVNGVKAVDGGAPTGALAGEWL
- a CDS encoding methyl-accepting chemotaxis protein, with amino-acid sequence MVRNFKSLQTKFVSISVLVVMFTLVGVGGIVSYKTTEQAREDYFTHSTEQMKLVAQSIKMFYSQIDKDINMMAKDPVVMKADNSITTYKNNLQNNPITPSKNGGIEQQIFEVFKHYADAHHGTLYVYLGTKNSGYIQWPESSGFVNYDPLKREWYKAGLQGNGAIVRTAPYIDIVTNSLIVSNVRSFTDEKGEIIGVVAIDVDQSVISEMLYQMKTGETGFSMLIHNTGFIMADGNNPDNNSKKLVDVGIEGLDKLLIKQAQSFSLLIDGKKYIVNPYTVEGTDWILASFIQEDELTAGARKIISFITIISLIALVFTSVIFFISTRRIVTPIIKAAHYLEVIAKGDFSQEIDEKYLSRKDEVGVIINGISHMKSSLKQLVHRIRNESFNIQNEVESVLNNANVLSSNLEDISATTEELAAGMEETAASSEEMTSTSQEIERAVRSISEKSQEGAYTARENREKAEETKRDVKAAQMKAAEIFFNTKEQLKNAIEESKVVGQIDVLSESIMHITQQTNLLALNAAIEAARAGEAGKGFSVVANEIRKLAEQSKNAVLKIQDITSKVTGSVNYLSNSANDLLTFVSTEVVNDYSRMLNITEQYSDDSKKMDDLVNEFNTTSEELLASIQGVLISIDGVARAADEGAHGTTDIAQRVSVAGNKSVEVMKQANKTTEITRKLLEEVAKFKL
- a CDS encoding ABC transporter substrate binding protein, which produces MGKDTKFRASGIAASQVLTALLVVFMTVLITLLPALCPTPFPPSPPRLFPLGDNPLAPDTAYAASETPKRNVLLLNSYHAGYRWSDDIIDGVRSVLLRPGNGNIDLHVEEMDTQRVTDPEYQDKLFEVYRQKFRQRPVDLVLCADDNAFTFMQKHVQALFPGVPVVFCGVNYLDDRCLTDCGLFTGVVEDYDLKATIETALRLRPQTKQIYWINDRSTTGRAIEKKMEETIPFFNDRIRFEALQDKTMPELLQTVQSLPDDSLVLFLIFNQDAAGRFFAYDESVSMIAEKSRVPLFGAWDFSLGHGIVGGMLTGGFSQGEAAAKLALRVLQGEKPSDIPVVREGVNRYMFDDTQLRRFGIDPVRLPAGSVIINQSYTDKKQILLLQSYDSGMDWTANMEAGIRAVFNDTDRYTLYLDYMDAKRNISPEYMHKTVPLFIEKYKNKHFDAVIVADDVAYHFALTYRKQLFADTPVVFCGVNGFEPADLAGQVNMTGVVEKVDFQQTIEMALRLHPRTERIVIVNDWSDTGIANRRQLEAILPDFGERVHFEFIGDVNMAEVQEKVAHLSSDSLVLLVTFNQDKSHSVFSYEESAELIARASSAPVYGCWDFYLGHGIVGGMVTSGYTQGETAAKLALRALNGERLEGVPVIRESPNRYMFDHRQLQRWQIDAARLPAGSVIVNKPESFYEKNQSIVFGASVLFAFLLYIIGTLQINIRRRRKAEETLRVFATIDELTGLFNRRSGMQFLQKHMEEAKRCRKELTVCFVDVNDLKRINDTFGHDEGDRLIKTVADLLQKSLRDSDVICRLGGDEFLLILPDCDLARAQKIWERVEESRRSINRIGLMPYAINFSHGFACYDPLEGLSPDELIKRADMEMYETKRALKAERALLP